One Segnochrobactrum spirostomi genomic window carries:
- a CDS encoding SapC family protein, which translates to MTETPAPDASLPLFYRKPILLRFQDHGAYGVRPQSDFRFAAEAIAVPLVGSEFAAAGRHYPIVFATEGSVMPLAVTGIAAGRNLFVETDGRWRSGTYIPGYVRRYPFIGMTAPDPSAPLMLGIDAESERLTKNAHRDSADALFDAAGKATDTSRNAMALCEAYALDHERTRLFGEALEANGLLIEQTAQVRYADESGASVRGFRVVNEQAYRALSPEVLADFHGKGWLEMIVLHLASQLSWQGLVEASAPAQTKAA; encoded by the coding sequence ATGACCGAGACGCCCGCCCCCGACGCCTCCCTTCCGCTGTTCTATCGGAAGCCGATCCTCCTGCGGTTTCAGGATCACGGCGCCTATGGCGTGCGCCCGCAGAGCGATTTCCGTTTCGCCGCGGAAGCGATCGCCGTTCCGCTCGTTGGCAGCGAGTTCGCAGCGGCTGGTCGCCACTATCCGATCGTGTTCGCCACAGAGGGCTCAGTGATGCCGCTCGCGGTGACGGGGATCGCGGCGGGCCGCAATCTCTTCGTCGAGACCGATGGCCGCTGGCGCTCGGGCACCTACATCCCCGGCTATGTGCGGCGCTACCCGTTCATCGGCATGACCGCCCCGGACCCGTCCGCGCCGCTGATGCTCGGCATCGACGCCGAGAGCGAGCGCCTGACCAAGAACGCCCACCGCGACAGCGCCGACGCGCTGTTCGACGCCGCTGGCAAGGCGACGGACACGAGCCGCAACGCCATGGCGCTGTGCGAGGCCTATGCTCTCGACCACGAGCGGACGCGCCTCTTCGGTGAGGCGCTCGAGGCGAACGGCCTCCTCATCGAGCAGACCGCCCAGGTCCGCTACGCCGACGAGAGCGGCGCGAGCGTGCGTGGCTTCCGCGTCGTCAACGAGCAGGCCTACCGCGCCCTCTCGCCGGAGGTGCTCGCCGACTTCCACGGCAAGGGCTGGCTCGAGATGATCGTGCTCCACCTCGCCTCCCAGCTTTCGTGGCAGGGTTTGGTGGAGGCCTCGGCTCCGGCGCAGACCAAGGCGGCCTGA
- a CDS encoding nucleotide disphospho-sugar-binding domain-containing protein: protein MSGDERDGSERAGFAGAGRTIALFPEASYGAALNCIGIAQELRRAGARPVFICHDGFRGVFADYGFPEYPIIAQGGVAAPADWTAFVARHKESFRLSPTEQIEAYVAPTWEAIVDTAIAAEAPLRRLLARLKPAAVVLDNVVMFPAIAEAGVPWVRVVSCAETELPDPAVPPYLSGLPTDDRSAWGAFETRYRAAVAPAHARFNAFLASAGRTHYPAGQFLEASPFLNLLLAPDIVRYPRATALDPDRFVYLDGCVRSEGPFTPPPFAAHDDGPLVYLSFGSLGAMDTHLIERMLAVFETLPCRFLVNVGAWRDLYGRVPDNVFLDGWFPQPSVVAQARLFIHHGGNNSFCEALYYGVPSLVMPYCWDGHDNARRAAETGVGAALDRYRWSAEDLAAAIRSLIADAPMRARLADCAARMQRAQGVRRAAEAILSVADRAERLPQGGAVGSR from the coding sequence TTGTCGGGCGATGAACGCGATGGCTCCGAACGCGCCGGATTCGCGGGGGCGGGCCGCACCATCGCGCTGTTCCCCGAGGCGAGCTACGGGGCGGCGCTCAATTGCATCGGCATCGCGCAGGAACTCCGCCGCGCCGGCGCCCGCCCGGTCTTCATCTGCCACGACGGCTTCCGCGGCGTGTTCGCGGATTACGGCTTTCCGGAATATCCCATCATTGCCCAGGGCGGCGTGGCCGCGCCCGCCGATTGGACGGCCTTCGTCGCCCGCCATAAGGAAAGTTTCCGCCTTTCGCCCACCGAGCAGATCGAGGCCTATGTGGCGCCGACCTGGGAGGCGATCGTCGACACCGCGATCGCCGCCGAAGCGCCGTTGAGACGGCTCCTCGCTCGGCTGAAGCCTGCGGCGGTCGTGCTCGACAACGTGGTGATGTTTCCGGCGATCGCCGAGGCCGGCGTGCCGTGGGTTCGGGTCGTCTCCTGCGCGGAAACGGAGTTGCCCGATCCGGCCGTGCCGCCTTATCTCTCAGGCCTGCCGACGGACGACCGCTCCGCATGGGGCGCGTTCGAGACGCGCTATCGGGCCGCGGTCGCGCCGGCCCACGCTCGCTTCAACGCCTTTCTGGCGAGTGCCGGCCGCACACACTATCCCGCCGGCCAGTTCCTCGAAGCCTCGCCCTTCCTCAATCTCCTGCTCGCCCCGGACATCGTCCGCTACCCGCGGGCGACCGCGCTCGATCCCGACCGCTTCGTCTATCTCGACGGCTGCGTGCGGTCGGAGGGGCCGTTCACGCCGCCGCCCTTCGCCGCCCACGATGACGGGCCGCTCGTCTATCTGAGCTTCGGCAGCCTCGGGGCGATGGATACCCACCTCATCGAGCGGATGCTCGCGGTGTTCGAAACGCTGCCCTGCCGCTTCCTCGTCAATGTCGGCGCTTGGCGGGATCTCTACGGCCGGGTGCCCGACAATGTCTTTCTCGACGGCTGGTTTCCGCAGCCGAGCGTCGTCGCCCAGGCGCGCCTGTTCATCCACCACGGCGGCAACAACAGCTTCTGCGAGGCCCTCTATTACGGCGTCCCCTCGCTCGTCATGCCCTATTGCTGGGACGGCCACGACAATGCGCGCCGCGCCGCGGAAACGGGCGTCGGAGCGGCGCTCGATCGCTATCGCTGGAGTGCCGAGGATCTTGCCGCTGCGATCCGCTCGCTCATTGCGGATGCGCCGATGCGCGCCCGTCTTGCGGACTGCGCGGCGCGCATGCAGCGCGCGCAGGGGGTCCGGCGCGCCGCCGAGGCAATCCTCTCCGTCGCGGATCGGGCCGAACGCCTGCCGCAAGGCGGCGCGGTCGGGTCTCGGTAA